A genomic region of Macaca mulatta isolate MMU2019108-1 chromosome 5, T2T-MMU8v2.0, whole genome shotgun sequence contains the following coding sequences:
- the FGFR3 gene encoding fibroblast growth factor receptor 3 isoform X12, with protein MGAPACALALCVAVAIVAGASSESLGTEQRVVGRVAEVSGPEPSQQEQLVFGSGDAVELSCPPPGGGPMGPTVWVKDGAGLVPSERVLVGPQRLQVLNASHEDSGAYSCRQRLTQLVLCHFSVRVTDAPSSGDDEDGEDEAEDTGVDTGAPYWTRPERMDKKLLAVPAANTVRFRCPAAGNPTPSISWLKNGKEFRGEHRIGGIKLRHQQWSLVMESVVPSDRGNYTCVVENKFGSIRQTYTLDVLERSPHRPILQAGLPANQTAVLGSDVEFHCKVYSDAQPHIQWLKHVEVNGSKVGPDGTPYVTVLKSWISESVEADVRLRLANVSERDGGEYLCRATNFIGVAEKAFWLSVHRPRAAEEELVEADEAGSVYAGILSYGVGFFLFILVVAAVTLCRLRSTPKKGLGSPTVHKISRFPLKRQQVSLESNASMSSNTPLVRIARLSSGEGPTLANVSELELPADPKWELSRARLTLGKPLGEGCFGQVVMAEAIGIDKDRAAKPVTVAVKMLKDDATDKDLSDLVSEMEMMKMIGKHKNIINLLGACTQGGPLYVLVEYAAKGNLREFLRARRPPGLDYSFDTCKPPEEQLTFKDLVSCAYQVARGMEYLASQKCIHRDLAARNVLVTEDNVMKIADFGLARDVHNLDYYKKTTNGRLPVKWMAPEALFDRVYTHQSDVWSFGVLLWEIFTLGGSPYPGIPVEELFKLLKEGHRMDKPANCTHDLYMIMRECWHAAPSQRPTFKQLVEDLDRVLTVTSTDQEYLDLSAPFEQYSPGGQDTPSSSSSGDDSVFAHDLLPPAPPSSGGSRT; from the exons ATGGGCGCCCCTGCCTGCGCCCTCGCGCTCTGCGTGGCAGTGGCCATCGTGGCCGGCGCCTCCTCGGAGTCCTTGGGGACGGAGCAGCGCGTCGTGGGGCGAGTGGCAG AAGTGTCCGGCCCGGAGCCCAGCCAGCAGGAGCAGTTGGTCTTCGGCAGCGGGGACGCTGTGGAGCTGAGCTGTCCCCCGCCCGGGGGTGGTCCCATGGGGCCCACTGTCTGGGTCAAGGATGGCGCAGGGCTGGTGCCCTCGGAGCGTGTCCTGGTGGGGCCCCAGCGGCTGCAGGTGCTGAATGCCTCCCACGAGGACTCTGGGGCCTACAGCTGCCGGCAGCGGCTCACACAGCTCGTACTGTGCCACTTCAGTGTGCGGGTGACAG ATGCTCCATCCTCGGGAGATGACGAAGACGGGGAGGACGAGGCTGAGGACACAGGTGTGGACACAG GGGCCCCTTACTGGACTCGGCCCGAGCGGATGGACAAGAAGCTGCTGGCTGTGCCGGCCGCCAACACCGTCCGCTTCCGCTGCCCGGCTGCCGGCAACCCCACTCCCTCCATCTCCTGGCTGAAGAATGGCAAGGAGTTCCGCGGCGAGCACCGCATTGGCGGCATCAAG CTTCGGCACCAGCAGTGGAGCCTGGTCATGGAAAGCGTGGTGCCCTCGGACCGCGGCAACTACACCTGCGTGGTGGAGAACAAGTTTGGCAGCATCCGGCAGACATACACGCTGGACGTGCTGG AGCGCTCCCCGCACCGGCCCATCCTGCAGGCGGGGCTGCCGGCCAACCAGACGGCGGTGCTGGGCAGCGATGTGGAGTTTCACTGCAAGGTGTACAGTGATGCGCAGCCCCACATCCAGTGGCTCAAGCACGTGGAGGTGAATGGCAGCAAGGTGGGCCCCGACGGCACACCCTACGTCACCGTGCTCAAG TCCTGGATCAGTGAGAGTGTGGAGGCCGACGTGCGCCTCCGCCTGGCCAATGTGTCGGAGCGGGACGGGGGCGAGTACCTCTGTCGAGCCACCAATTTCATAGGCGTGGCCGAGAAGGCCTTTTGGCTGAGCGTTCACAGGCCCCGAGCAG CTGAGGAGGAGCTGGTGGAGGCTGACGAGGCGGGCAGTGTGTACGCAGGCATCCTCAGCTACGGGGTGGGCTTCTTCCTGTTCATCCTGGTGGTGGCGGCTGTGACGCTCTGCCGCCTGCGCAGCACCCCCAAGAAAGGCCTGGGCTCCCCCACCGTGCACAAGATCTCCCGCTTCCCACTCAAGCGACAG CAGGTGTCCCTGGAGTCCAACGCGTCCATGAGCTCCAACACACCGCTGGTGCGCATCGCAAGGCTGTCCTCAGGGGAGGGTCCCACGCTGGCCAATGTCTCCGAGCTTGAGCTGCCTGCTGACCCCAAATGGGAGCTGTCTCGGGCCCG GCTGACCCTGGGCAAGCCCCTTGGGGAGGGCTGCTTCGGCCAGGTGGTCATGGCGGAGGCTATCGGCATTGACAAGGACCGGGCCGCCAAGCCTGTCACCGTAGCCGTGAAGATGCTGAAAG ATGATGCCACTGACAAGGACCTGTCAGACCTGGTGTCTGAGATGGAGATGATGAAGATGATTGGGAAACACAAGAACATTATCAACCTGCTGGGCGCCTGCACGCAGGGCG GGCCCCTGTACGTGCTGGTGGAGTACGCGGCCAAGGGCAACCTGAGGGAGTTTCTGCGGGCGCGGCGGCCCCCGGGCCTGGACTACTCCTTCGACACCTGCAAGCCGCCTGAGGAGCAACTCACCTTCAAGGACCTGGTGTCCTGTGCCTACCAGGTGGCCCGAGGCATGGAGTACCTCGCCTCCCAGAAG TGCATCCACAGGGACCTGGCTGCTCGAAATGTGCTGGTGACCGAGGACAACGTGATGAAGATCGCAGACTTCGGGCTGGCCCGCGACGTGCACAACCTTGACTACTACAAGAAGACAACCAAC GGCCGGCTGCCCGTGAAGTGGATGGCGCCTGAGGCCCTGTTTGACCGAGTCTACACCCACCAGAGTGACGT CTGGTCCTTTGGGGTCCTGCTCTGGGAGATCTTCACGCTGGGGGGCTCTCCGTACCCCGGCATCCCTGTGGAGGAGCTCTTCAAGCTGCTGAAGGAGGGTCACCGGATGGACAAGCCGGCCAACTGCACACACGACCT GTACATGATCATGCGGGAGTGCTGGCATGCTGCGCCCTCCCAGAGGCCCACCTTCAAGCAGCTGGTGGAGGACCTGGACCGTGTCCTCACTGTGACGTCCACCGAC CAGGAGTACCTGGACCTGTCAGCGCCCTTCGAGCAGTACTCCCCCGGCGGCCAGGACACCCCGAGCTCCAGCTCCTCAGGGGATGACTCCGTGTTTGCCCACGACCTGCTGCCCCCGGCCCCACCCAGCAGTGGGGGCTCGCGGACGTGA
- the FGFR3 gene encoding fibroblast growth factor receptor 3 isoform X42 codes for MGAPACALALCVAVAIVAGASSESLGTEQRVVGRVAEVSGPEPSQQEQLVFGSGDAVELSCPPPGGGPMGPTVWVKDGAGLVPSERVLVGPQRLQVLNASHEDSGAYSCRQRLTQLVLCHFSVRVTDAPSSGDDEDGEDEAEDTGAPYWTRPERMDKKLLAVPAANTVRFRCPAAGNPTPSISWLKNGKEFRGEHRIGGIKLRHQQWSLVMESVVPSDRGNYTCVVENKFGSIRQTYTLDVLERSPHRPILQAGLPANQTAVLGSDVEFHCKVYSDAQPHIQWLKHVEVNGSKVGPDGTPYVTVLKTAGANTTDKELEVLSLHNVTFEDAGEYTCLAGNSIGFSHHSAWLVVLPAEEELVEADEAGSVYAGILSYGVGFFLFILVVAAVTLCRLRSTPKKGLGSPTVHKISRFPLKRQVSLESNASMSSNTPLVRIARLSSGEGPTLANVSELELPADPKWELSRARLTLGKPLGEGCFGQVVMAEAIGIDKDRAAKPVTVAVKMLKDDATDKDLSDLVSEMEMMKMIGKHKNIINLLGACTQGGPLYVLVEYAAKGNLREFLRARRPPGLDYSFDTCKPPEEQLTFKDLVSCAYQVARGMEYLASQKCIHRDLAARNVLVTEDNVMKIADFGLARDVHNLDYYKKTTNLVLWGPALGDLHAGGLSVPRHPCGGALQAAEGGSPDGQAGQLHTRPVHDHAGVLACCALPEAHLQAAGGGPGPCPHCDVHRRVPGPVSALRAVLPRRPGHPELQLLRG; via the exons ATGGGCGCCCCTGCCTGCGCCCTCGCGCTCTGCGTGGCAGTGGCCATCGTGGCCGGCGCCTCCTCGGAGTCCTTGGGGACGGAGCAGCGCGTCGTGGGGCGAGTGGCAG AAGTGTCCGGCCCGGAGCCCAGCCAGCAGGAGCAGTTGGTCTTCGGCAGCGGGGACGCTGTGGAGCTGAGCTGTCCCCCGCCCGGGGGTGGTCCCATGGGGCCCACTGTCTGGGTCAAGGATGGCGCAGGGCTGGTGCCCTCGGAGCGTGTCCTGGTGGGGCCCCAGCGGCTGCAGGTGCTGAATGCCTCCCACGAGGACTCTGGGGCCTACAGCTGCCGGCAGCGGCTCACACAGCTCGTACTGTGCCACTTCAGTGTGCGGGTGACAG ATGCTCCATCCTCGGGAGATGACGAAGACGGGGAGGACGAGGCTGAGGACACAG GGGCCCCTTACTGGACTCGGCCCGAGCGGATGGACAAGAAGCTGCTGGCTGTGCCGGCCGCCAACACCGTCCGCTTCCGCTGCCCGGCTGCCGGCAACCCCACTCCCTCCATCTCCTGGCTGAAGAATGGCAAGGAGTTCCGCGGCGAGCACCGCATTGGCGGCATCAAG CTTCGGCACCAGCAGTGGAGCCTGGTCATGGAAAGCGTGGTGCCCTCGGACCGCGGCAACTACACCTGCGTGGTGGAGAACAAGTTTGGCAGCATCCGGCAGACATACACGCTGGACGTGCTGG AGCGCTCCCCGCACCGGCCCATCCTGCAGGCGGGGCTGCCGGCCAACCAGACGGCGGTGCTGGGCAGCGATGTGGAGTTTCACTGCAAGGTGTACAGTGATGCGCAGCCCCACATCCAGTGGCTCAAGCACGTGGAGGTGAATGGCAGCAAGGTGGGCCCCGACGGCACACCCTACGTCACCGTGCTCAAG ACGGCGGGCGCTAATACCACCGACAAGGAGCTAGAGGTTCTGTCCTTGCACAACGTCACCTTTGAGGACGCCGGGGAGTACACCTGCCTGGCGGGCAATTCTATTGGGTTTTCCCATCACTCTGCGTGGCTCGTGGTGCTGCCAG CTGAGGAGGAGCTGGTGGAGGCTGACGAGGCGGGCAGTGTGTACGCAGGCATCCTCAGCTACGGGGTGGGCTTCTTCCTGTTCATCCTGGTGGTGGCGGCTGTGACGCTCTGCCGCCTGCGCAGCACCCCCAAGAAAGGCCTGGGCTCCCCCACCGTGCACAAGATCTCCCGCTTCCCACTCAAGCGACAG GTGTCCCTGGAGTCCAACGCGTCCATGAGCTCCAACACACCGCTGGTGCGCATCGCAAGGCTGTCCTCAGGGGAGGGTCCCACGCTGGCCAATGTCTCCGAGCTTGAGCTGCCTGCTGACCCCAAATGGGAGCTGTCTCGGGCCCG GCTGACCCTGGGCAAGCCCCTTGGGGAGGGCTGCTTCGGCCAGGTGGTCATGGCGGAGGCTATCGGCATTGACAAGGACCGGGCCGCCAAGCCTGTCACCGTAGCCGTGAAGATGCTGAAAG ATGATGCCACTGACAAGGACCTGTCAGACCTGGTGTCTGAGATGGAGATGATGAAGATGATTGGGAAACACAAGAACATTATCAACCTGCTGGGCGCCTGCACGCAGGGCG GGCCCCTGTACGTGCTGGTGGAGTACGCGGCCAAGGGCAACCTGAGGGAGTTTCTGCGGGCGCGGCGGCCCCCGGGCCTGGACTACTCCTTCGACACCTGCAAGCCGCCTGAGGAGCAACTCACCTTCAAGGACCTGGTGTCCTGTGCCTACCAGGTGGCCCGAGGCATGGAGTACCTCGCCTCCCAGAAG TGCATCCACAGGGACCTGGCTGCTCGAAATGTGCTGGTGACCGAGGACAACGTGATGAAGATCGCAGACTTCGGGCTGGCCCGCGACGTGCACAACCTTGACTACTACAAGAAGACAACCAAC CTGGTCCTTTGGGGTCCTGCTCTGGGAGATCTTCACGCTGGGGGGCTCTCCGTACCCCGGCATCCCTGTGGAGGAGCTCTTCAAGCTGCTGAAGGAGGGTCACCGGATGGACAAGCCGGCCAACTGCACACACGACCT GTACATGATCATGCGGGAGTGCTGGCATGCTGCGCCCTCCCAGAGGCCCACCTTCAAGCAGCTGGTGGAGGACCTGGACCGTGTCCTCACTGTGACGTCCACCGAC GAGTACCTGGACCTGTCAGCGCCCTTCGAGCAGTACTCCCCCGGCGGCCAGGACACCCCGAGCTCCAGCTCCTCAGGGGATGA
- the FGFR3 gene encoding fibroblast growth factor receptor 3 isoform X35, protein MGAPACALALCVAVAIVAGASSESLGTEQRVVGRVAEVSGPEPSQQEQLVFGSGDAVELSCPPPGGGPMGPTVWVKDGAGLVPSERVLVGPQRLQVLNASHEDSGAYSCRQRLTQLVLCHFSVRVTDAPSSGDDEDGEDEAEDTGAPYWTRPERMDKKLLAVPAANTVRFRCPAAGNPTPSISWLKNGKEFRGEHRIGGIKLRHQQWSLVMESVVPSDRGNYTCVVENKFGSIRQTYTLDVLERSPHRPILQAGLPANQTAVLGSDVEFHCKVYSDAQPHIQWLKHVEVNGSKVGPDGTPYVTVLKTAGANTTDKELEVLSLHNVTFEDAGEYTCLAGNSIGFSHHSAWLVVLPAEEELVEADEAGSVYAGILSYGVGFFLFILVVAAVTLCRLRSTPKKGLGSPTVHKISRFPLKRQQVSLESNASMSSNTPLVRIARLSSGEGPTLANVSELELPADPKWELSRARLTLGKPLGEGCFGQVVMAEAIGIDKDRAAKPVTVAVKMLKDDATDKDLSDLVSEMEMMKMIGKHKNIINLLGACTQGGPLYVLVEYAAKGNLREFLRARRPPGLDYSFDTCKPPEEQLTFKDLVSCAYQVARGMEYLASQKCIHRDLAARNVLVTEDNVMKIADFGLARDVHNLDYYKKTTNGRLPVKWMAPEALFDRVYTHQSDVWSFGVLLWEIFTLGGSPYPGIPVEELFKLLKEGHRMDKPANCTHDLYMIMRECWHAAPSQRPTFKQLVEDLDRVLTVTSTDQEYLDLSAPFEQYSPGGQDTPSSSSSGDDSVFAHDLLPPAPPSSGGSRT, encoded by the exons ATGGGCGCCCCTGCCTGCGCCCTCGCGCTCTGCGTGGCAGTGGCCATCGTGGCCGGCGCCTCCTCGGAGTCCTTGGGGACGGAGCAGCGCGTCGTGGGGCGAGTGGCAG AAGTGTCCGGCCCGGAGCCCAGCCAGCAGGAGCAGTTGGTCTTCGGCAGCGGGGACGCTGTGGAGCTGAGCTGTCCCCCGCCCGGGGGTGGTCCCATGGGGCCCACTGTCTGGGTCAAGGATGGCGCAGGGCTGGTGCCCTCGGAGCGTGTCCTGGTGGGGCCCCAGCGGCTGCAGGTGCTGAATGCCTCCCACGAGGACTCTGGGGCCTACAGCTGCCGGCAGCGGCTCACACAGCTCGTACTGTGCCACTTCAGTGTGCGGGTGACAG ATGCTCCATCCTCGGGAGATGACGAAGACGGGGAGGACGAGGCTGAGGACACAG GGGCCCCTTACTGGACTCGGCCCGAGCGGATGGACAAGAAGCTGCTGGCTGTGCCGGCCGCCAACACCGTCCGCTTCCGCTGCCCGGCTGCCGGCAACCCCACTCCCTCCATCTCCTGGCTGAAGAATGGCAAGGAGTTCCGCGGCGAGCACCGCATTGGCGGCATCAAG CTTCGGCACCAGCAGTGGAGCCTGGTCATGGAAAGCGTGGTGCCCTCGGACCGCGGCAACTACACCTGCGTGGTGGAGAACAAGTTTGGCAGCATCCGGCAGACATACACGCTGGACGTGCTGG AGCGCTCCCCGCACCGGCCCATCCTGCAGGCGGGGCTGCCGGCCAACCAGACGGCGGTGCTGGGCAGCGATGTGGAGTTTCACTGCAAGGTGTACAGTGATGCGCAGCCCCACATCCAGTGGCTCAAGCACGTGGAGGTGAATGGCAGCAAGGTGGGCCCCGACGGCACACCCTACGTCACCGTGCTCAAG ACGGCGGGCGCTAATACCACCGACAAGGAGCTAGAGGTTCTGTCCTTGCACAACGTCACCTTTGAGGACGCCGGGGAGTACACCTGCCTGGCGGGCAATTCTATTGGGTTTTCCCATCACTCTGCGTGGCTCGTGGTGCTGCCAG CTGAGGAGGAGCTGGTGGAGGCTGACGAGGCGGGCAGTGTGTACGCAGGCATCCTCAGCTACGGGGTGGGCTTCTTCCTGTTCATCCTGGTGGTGGCGGCTGTGACGCTCTGCCGCCTGCGCAGCACCCCCAAGAAAGGCCTGGGCTCCCCCACCGTGCACAAGATCTCCCGCTTCCCACTCAAGCGACAG CAGGTGTCCCTGGAGTCCAACGCGTCCATGAGCTCCAACACACCGCTGGTGCGCATCGCAAGGCTGTCCTCAGGGGAGGGTCCCACGCTGGCCAATGTCTCCGAGCTTGAGCTGCCTGCTGACCCCAAATGGGAGCTGTCTCGGGCCCG GCTGACCCTGGGCAAGCCCCTTGGGGAGGGCTGCTTCGGCCAGGTGGTCATGGCGGAGGCTATCGGCATTGACAAGGACCGGGCCGCCAAGCCTGTCACCGTAGCCGTGAAGATGCTGAAAG ATGATGCCACTGACAAGGACCTGTCAGACCTGGTGTCTGAGATGGAGATGATGAAGATGATTGGGAAACACAAGAACATTATCAACCTGCTGGGCGCCTGCACGCAGGGCG GGCCCCTGTACGTGCTGGTGGAGTACGCGGCCAAGGGCAACCTGAGGGAGTTTCTGCGGGCGCGGCGGCCCCCGGGCCTGGACTACTCCTTCGACACCTGCAAGCCGCCTGAGGAGCAACTCACCTTCAAGGACCTGGTGTCCTGTGCCTACCAGGTGGCCCGAGGCATGGAGTACCTCGCCTCCCAGAAG TGCATCCACAGGGACCTGGCTGCTCGAAATGTGCTGGTGACCGAGGACAACGTGATGAAGATCGCAGACTTCGGGCTGGCCCGCGACGTGCACAACCTTGACTACTACAAGAAGACAACCAAC GGCCGGCTGCCCGTGAAGTGGATGGCGCCTGAGGCCCTGTTTGACCGAGTCTACACCCACCAGAGTGACGT CTGGTCCTTTGGGGTCCTGCTCTGGGAGATCTTCACGCTGGGGGGCTCTCCGTACCCCGGCATCCCTGTGGAGGAGCTCTTCAAGCTGCTGAAGGAGGGTCACCGGATGGACAAGCCGGCCAACTGCACACACGACCT GTACATGATCATGCGGGAGTGCTGGCATGCTGCGCCCTCCCAGAGGCCCACCTTCAAGCAGCTGGTGGAGGACCTGGACCGTGTCCTCACTGTGACGTCCACCGAC CAGGAGTACCTGGACCTGTCAGCGCCCTTCGAGCAGTACTCCCCCGGCGGCCAGGACACCCCGAGCTCCAGCTCCTCAGGGGATGACTCCGTGTTTGCCCACGACCTGCTGCCCCCGGCCCCACCCAGCAGTGGGGGCTCGCGGACGTGA
- the FGFR3 gene encoding fibroblast growth factor receptor 3 isoform X40 produces the protein MGAPACALALCVAVAIVAGASSESLGTEQRVVGRVAEVSGPEPSQQEQLVFGSGDAVELSCPPPGGGPMGPTVWVKDGAGLVPSERVLVGPQRLQVLNASHEDSGAYSCRQRLTQLVLCHFSVRVTDAPSSGDDEDGEDEAEDTGAPYWTRPERMDKKLLAVPAANTVRFRCPAAGNPTPSISWLKNGKEFRGEHRIGGIKLRHQQWSLVMESVVPSDRGNYTCVVENKFGSIRQTYTLDVLERSPHRPILQAGLPANQTAVLGSDVEFHCKVYSDAQPHIQWLKHVEVNGSKVGPDGTPYVTVLKTAGANTTDKELEVLSLHNVTFEDAGEYTCLAGNSIGFSHHSAWLVVLPAEEELVEADEAGSVYAGILSYGVGFFLFILVVAAVTLCRLRSTPKKGLGSPTVHKISRFPLKRQVSLESNASMSSNTPLVRIARLSSGEGPTLANVSELELPADPKWELSRARLTLGKPLGEGCFGQVVMAEAIGIDKDRAAKPVTVAVKMLKDDATDKDLSDLVSEMEMMKMIGKHKNIINLLGACTQGGPLYVLVEYAAKGNLREFLRARRPPGLDYSFDTCKPPEEQLTFKDLVSCAYQVARGMEYLASQKCIHRDLAARNVLVTEDNVMKIADFGLARDVHNLDYYKKTTNGRLPVKWMAPEALFDRVYTHQSDVWSFGVLLWEIFTLGGSPYPGIPVEELFKLLKEGHRMDKPANCTHDLYMIMRECWHAAPSQRPTFKQLVEDLDRVLTVTSTDEYLDLSAPFEQYSPGGQDTPSSSSSGDDSVFAHDLLPPAPPSSGGSRT, from the exons ATGGGCGCCCCTGCCTGCGCCCTCGCGCTCTGCGTGGCAGTGGCCATCGTGGCCGGCGCCTCCTCGGAGTCCTTGGGGACGGAGCAGCGCGTCGTGGGGCGAGTGGCAG AAGTGTCCGGCCCGGAGCCCAGCCAGCAGGAGCAGTTGGTCTTCGGCAGCGGGGACGCTGTGGAGCTGAGCTGTCCCCCGCCCGGGGGTGGTCCCATGGGGCCCACTGTCTGGGTCAAGGATGGCGCAGGGCTGGTGCCCTCGGAGCGTGTCCTGGTGGGGCCCCAGCGGCTGCAGGTGCTGAATGCCTCCCACGAGGACTCTGGGGCCTACAGCTGCCGGCAGCGGCTCACACAGCTCGTACTGTGCCACTTCAGTGTGCGGGTGACAG ATGCTCCATCCTCGGGAGATGACGAAGACGGGGAGGACGAGGCTGAGGACACAG GGGCCCCTTACTGGACTCGGCCCGAGCGGATGGACAAGAAGCTGCTGGCTGTGCCGGCCGCCAACACCGTCCGCTTCCGCTGCCCGGCTGCCGGCAACCCCACTCCCTCCATCTCCTGGCTGAAGAATGGCAAGGAGTTCCGCGGCGAGCACCGCATTGGCGGCATCAAG CTTCGGCACCAGCAGTGGAGCCTGGTCATGGAAAGCGTGGTGCCCTCGGACCGCGGCAACTACACCTGCGTGGTGGAGAACAAGTTTGGCAGCATCCGGCAGACATACACGCTGGACGTGCTGG AGCGCTCCCCGCACCGGCCCATCCTGCAGGCGGGGCTGCCGGCCAACCAGACGGCGGTGCTGGGCAGCGATGTGGAGTTTCACTGCAAGGTGTACAGTGATGCGCAGCCCCACATCCAGTGGCTCAAGCACGTGGAGGTGAATGGCAGCAAGGTGGGCCCCGACGGCACACCCTACGTCACCGTGCTCAAG ACGGCGGGCGCTAATACCACCGACAAGGAGCTAGAGGTTCTGTCCTTGCACAACGTCACCTTTGAGGACGCCGGGGAGTACACCTGCCTGGCGGGCAATTCTATTGGGTTTTCCCATCACTCTGCGTGGCTCGTGGTGCTGCCAG CTGAGGAGGAGCTGGTGGAGGCTGACGAGGCGGGCAGTGTGTACGCAGGCATCCTCAGCTACGGGGTGGGCTTCTTCCTGTTCATCCTGGTGGTGGCGGCTGTGACGCTCTGCCGCCTGCGCAGCACCCCCAAGAAAGGCCTGGGCTCCCCCACCGTGCACAAGATCTCCCGCTTCCCACTCAAGCGACAG GTGTCCCTGGAGTCCAACGCGTCCATGAGCTCCAACACACCGCTGGTGCGCATCGCAAGGCTGTCCTCAGGGGAGGGTCCCACGCTGGCCAATGTCTCCGAGCTTGAGCTGCCTGCTGACCCCAAATGGGAGCTGTCTCGGGCCCG GCTGACCCTGGGCAAGCCCCTTGGGGAGGGCTGCTTCGGCCAGGTGGTCATGGCGGAGGCTATCGGCATTGACAAGGACCGGGCCGCCAAGCCTGTCACCGTAGCCGTGAAGATGCTGAAAG ATGATGCCACTGACAAGGACCTGTCAGACCTGGTGTCTGAGATGGAGATGATGAAGATGATTGGGAAACACAAGAACATTATCAACCTGCTGGGCGCCTGCACGCAGGGCG GGCCCCTGTACGTGCTGGTGGAGTACGCGGCCAAGGGCAACCTGAGGGAGTTTCTGCGGGCGCGGCGGCCCCCGGGCCTGGACTACTCCTTCGACACCTGCAAGCCGCCTGAGGAGCAACTCACCTTCAAGGACCTGGTGTCCTGTGCCTACCAGGTGGCCCGAGGCATGGAGTACCTCGCCTCCCAGAAG TGCATCCACAGGGACCTGGCTGCTCGAAATGTGCTGGTGACCGAGGACAACGTGATGAAGATCGCAGACTTCGGGCTGGCCCGCGACGTGCACAACCTTGACTACTACAAGAAGACAACCAAC GGCCGGCTGCCCGTGAAGTGGATGGCGCCTGAGGCCCTGTTTGACCGAGTCTACACCCACCAGAGTGACGT CTGGTCCTTTGGGGTCCTGCTCTGGGAGATCTTCACGCTGGGGGGCTCTCCGTACCCCGGCATCCCTGTGGAGGAGCTCTTCAAGCTGCTGAAGGAGGGTCACCGGATGGACAAGCCGGCCAACTGCACACACGACCT GTACATGATCATGCGGGAGTGCTGGCATGCTGCGCCCTCCCAGAGGCCCACCTTCAAGCAGCTGGTGGAGGACCTGGACCGTGTCCTCACTGTGACGTCCACCGAC GAGTACCTGGACCTGTCAGCGCCCTTCGAGCAGTACTCCCCCGGCGGCCAGGACACCCCGAGCTCCAGCTCCTCAGGGGATGACTCCGTGTTTGCCCACGACCTGCTGCCCCCGGCCCCACCCAGCAGTGGGGGCTCGCGGACGTGA